One part of the Sphingopyxis sp. PAMC25046 genome encodes these proteins:
- a CDS encoding CopG family transcriptional regulator: MNARSSISRGGQVRHQLYMSAELSERLAALAKKPGVTMSSILAEALGAWLDRKGVSELQERFGVRLDNLSRAVARIERNSQIEIEILALLARYLLTSIPPVAEGDDVGRAQGRERFEWFTMKVAEAFRDGRGSFGVEMGQ; the protein is encoded by the coding sequence ATGAACGCGCGCAGCAGCATCTCGCGCGGCGGTCAGGTCCGGCACCAGCTTTACATGAGCGCCGAGCTCAGCGAGCGGCTTGCCGCGCTCGCGAAGAAACCCGGCGTCACCATGTCGTCGATTCTCGCCGAGGCACTTGGCGCCTGGCTCGACCGCAAGGGCGTCAGCGAATTGCAGGAGCGCTTCGGCGTTCGGCTCGACAATCTCAGCCGTGCTGTCGCGCGCATCGAGCGCAACAGCCAGATCGAGATCGAAATACTTGCTTTGCTCGCGCGCTACTTGCTCACATCGATCCCGCCGGTTGCCGAGGGCGACGACGTCGGCCGCGCGCAGGGGCGCGAGCGTTTCGAATGGTTCACGATGAAGGTCGCCGAAGCCTTCCGCGACGGCCGCGGCAGTTTCGGTGTCGAGATGGGCCAATGA
- a CDS encoding conjugal transfer protein TraG, whose product MTPTKLLIGQILIVFAIVILGVWAATQWAAAMLGFQPELGAPWFVIGSLPVYRPWALFSWWYHYEAYAPHVFDKAGALAGASGFLGCGAAIGGSLWRARQKGLVTTYGSARWAKEREVDAAGLRGDAGVFLGSLGGRYLRHSGPEHVMAFAPTRSGKGVGLVVPTLLSWTGSTVVHDIKGENWQLTSAWRSRFSHCLYFDPTDARSARYNPLLEVRKGVHEVRDVQNIADILVDPEGALERRNHWEKTSHALLAGAILHILYAEEEKTLARVATFLSDPSRSFASTLVAMMRTNHLGTKDNVLVHPVVASAARELLNKSENERSGVLSTAMSFLGLYRDPTVAAVTGACDWRIADLVAAERPLSLYLVIPPSDISRTKPLVRLILNQIGRRLTEKLDDRRSTVRRNELLLMLDEFPALGRLDFFETALAFMAGYGIRAFLIAQSLNQISKAYGENNAILDNCHVRVAFATNDERTAKRISDALGTATEQRAMRNYAGHRLAPWLAHVMVSRQETARALLTPGEVMQLPATDELILVAGLPPIRAKKLRYFEDANFKTRLGAPPALGDSGYADRPPARGNDWTGIVADVVTTHEAAETVEEGQVVEDGGAQQAREPEIADAAAPPPKPEKASNPLGIDDDVHPAADKKLMDRARPLAPVLIGHTLDEAVSHKGEQLGLGL is encoded by the coding sequence ATGACCCCGACCAAATTGCTCATCGGACAGATATTGATCGTGTTCGCGATCGTTATCCTCGGCGTCTGGGCCGCCACCCAGTGGGCGGCGGCCATGCTCGGGTTCCAGCCCGAACTCGGAGCGCCCTGGTTCGTGATCGGCTCGCTCCCCGTCTATCGGCCCTGGGCGCTTTTTTCATGGTGGTATCATTATGAGGCCTATGCGCCGCACGTCTTCGACAAGGCGGGGGCGCTAGCGGGCGCGAGCGGTTTTCTCGGCTGCGGCGCGGCGATCGGGGGTTCGCTATGGCGCGCCCGGCAGAAGGGATTGGTCACGACCTACGGCTCGGCGCGATGGGCAAAAGAGCGGGAGGTCGATGCCGCAGGGTTGCGCGGCGATGCGGGCGTCTTTCTCGGTTCGCTCGGCGGCCGCTATTTACGCCATAGCGGCCCCGAACATGTCATGGCCTTCGCCCCGACGCGGAGCGGGAAGGGCGTCGGGCTCGTCGTCCCGACCTTGCTCAGCTGGACAGGCTCGACGGTCGTCCACGATATCAAGGGCGAGAATTGGCAGCTGACGTCGGCGTGGCGGTCTCGCTTCTCGCATTGCCTCTATTTCGATCCCACCGACGCGCGTTCGGCGCGCTATAATCCGCTGCTCGAGGTGCGGAAGGGCGTACACGAAGTCCGCGACGTCCAGAATATCGCCGATATTCTCGTCGATCCGGAAGGCGCGCTCGAACGGCGCAACCACTGGGAGAAGACGAGCCACGCTCTGCTTGCCGGTGCGATCCTCCACATCCTTTATGCCGAGGAAGAGAAGACGCTGGCGCGCGTCGCGACCTTCCTTTCCGATCCGTCGCGGAGTTTCGCTTCGACGCTCGTGGCGATGATGCGCACAAATCATCTCGGAACCAAGGATAATGTCCTCGTACACCCGGTCGTCGCGTCCGCAGCGCGCGAGCTTCTCAACAAGAGCGAGAACGAGCGCTCGGGCGTGCTCTCGACCGCCATGTCGTTCCTCGGCCTCTACCGCGACCCGACAGTCGCCGCGGTCACCGGAGCGTGCGACTGGCGGATCGCCGACCTCGTCGCCGCCGAGCGGCCGCTCTCGCTCTATCTCGTCATTCCGCCCTCGGATATCAGCCGCACCAAGCCGCTCGTCCGCCTGATCCTCAACCAGATCGGGCGGCGGCTGACCGAGAAGCTCGACGATCGCCGATCTACCGTGCGCCGCAACGAGCTGCTGCTCATGCTCGACGAGTTCCCGGCGCTCGGGAGGCTCGACTTCTTCGAGACGGCGCTCGCCTTCATGGCGGGCTATGGCATCCGGGCCTTCCTGATCGCGCAGTCGCTCAACCAGATCTCAAAGGCCTATGGCGAGAACAACGCCATCCTCGACAATTGTCATGTCCGTGTTGCCTTTGCGACCAACGACGAGCGGACGGCGAAGCGCATTTCGGACGCGCTCGGCACCGCGACCGAACAGCGGGCGATGCGCAACTATGCCGGGCATCGGCTCGCGCCCTGGCTCGCTCATGTCATGGTCAGCCGGCAGGAAACCGCGCGCGCGCTGCTGACGCCCGGCGAGGTGATGCAGCTGCCGGCAACCGACGAACTCATCCTCGTCGCGGGCTTGCCTCCGATCCGCGCGAAGAAGCTGCGCTATTTTGAGGATGCGAACTTCAAGACGCGGCTCGGGGCGCCGCCCGCGCTCGGCGACAGCGGTTACGCAGATCGACCCCCAGCGCGGGGCAACGACTGGACCGGCATAGTCGCTGACGTCGTGACGACACATGAAGCTGCTGAAACCGTGGAAGAGGGCCAGGTGGTCGAGGATGGCGGCGCGCAGCAGGCGCGCGAGCCCGAAATCGCCGATGCGGCCGCGCCGCCGCCGAAGCCAGAAAAAGCTTCCAACCCGCTCGGTATCGACGACGATGTCCATCCCGCCGCCGACAAGAAACTGATGGACCGCGCGCGGCCGCTTGCGCCGGTGCTCATCGGCCATACCCTCGATGAAGCCGTCTCGCACAAGGGCGAGCAACTGGGGCTCGGGCTATGA
- a CDS encoding carboxymuconolactone decarboxylase family protein codes for MNRLNWSEVAPAGAKALYAVHHYITSSTALPEELIHLVFLRVSQINGCAHCIDLHTRDLLKTMPVDKVALLGVWDEVPHLFPDQYRAALAWAEEVTRVSETHASDEAYAAAAEVFEPKDLVDLTIAIAAMNAFNRLGAPFRLPVAARP; via the coding sequence ATGAACCGGTTGAATTGGTCCGAAGTCGCTCCCGCCGGAGCAAAGGCGCTGTATGCTGTGCACCATTATATCACGAGTAGCACCGCCCTTCCGGAAGAGCTCATTCACCTTGTCTTCCTCCGGGTCTCGCAGATCAACGGGTGCGCTCACTGTATCGATCTGCATACCCGGGACCTTCTCAAGACCATGCCGGTCGACAAGGTCGCGCTGCTTGGCGTGTGGGACGAAGTCCCGCATCTGTTTCCCGACCAGTATCGTGCGGCACTGGCGTGGGCGGAAGAAGTCACACGCGTCAGCGAGACCCATGCTTCCGACGAGGCCTATGCAGCAGCAGCCGAGGTCTTCGAGCCCAAAGATCTCGTCGACCTGACGATCGCGATTGCGGCGATGAACGCCTTCAACCGGCTGGGCGCTCCATTCCGTCTTCCGGTTGCCGCCAGGCCCTGA
- a CDS encoding YdcH family protein: MSSKHIEYLRREHARLEAEIDREARQRRPDEVLMARLKKLKLVVKDQIAVWSGDTGGSRAA, from the coding sequence ATGTCCAGCAAACATATCGAATATCTCCGGCGCGAGCATGCCCGCCTCGAAGCCGAAATCGATCGGGAAGCGCGGCAGCGCCGACCCGACGAGGTCCTGATGGCGCGGCTCAAGAAGCTGAAGCTGGTGGTCAAGGACCAAATCGCCGTATGGAGCGGCGATACCGGCGGCAGCCGCGCCGCCTGA
- a CDS encoding Hsp20 family protein: MRTDFDFTPYRRSTVGFDHLFDLFEKGQRSETTDGYPAFDIVREADDRFRITLAVPGFKPNEIEIVAQQNRLTVTGKPAEDEAKSTYLHRGIARSAFERRFQLADYIEVGSASFADGLLAIELNRVIPEAMKPRKIEIGSGNTETRRIESSKEKTLEAA; encoded by the coding sequence ATGAGAACCGACTTTGACTTTACCCCCTACCGCCGCTCGACGGTCGGTTTCGATCACCTCTTCGACCTGTTCGAAAAAGGGCAGCGTAGCGAGACGACCGACGGCTATCCCGCCTTCGACATCGTCCGCGAAGCCGACGACCGGTTCCGCATCACACTTGCGGTCCCGGGCTTCAAGCCCAACGAAATCGAGATCGTCGCGCAGCAGAACCGGCTGACCGTCACAGGCAAGCCGGCGGAAGACGAAGCGAAGAGCACCTATCTTCACCGCGGCATCGCGCGCAGCGCGTTTGAACGGCGCTTCCAGCTCGCCGACTATATCGAGGTCGGCAGCGCGAGCTTTGCCGACGGCCTGCTTGCGATCGAACTCAACCGGGTCATCCCCGAGGCGATGAAGCCGCGCAAGATAGAGATCGGCAGCGGCAACACCGAAACGCGCCGGATTGAATCGTCGAAGGAAAAGACACTCGAGGCCGCCTAA
- a CDS encoding usg protein, whose amino-acid sequence MTDRALIAQLDGYGLTTAEIHYYRPDHPSLLQLYVWQDYDLPPDFPVLFDFLAMWRRQIEAALHSVRIAHDALIGPAEWRAADMIRAID is encoded by the coding sequence ATGACCGACCGCGCGCTGATCGCGCAGCTCGACGGCTATGGGCTGACGACCGCGGAGATTCATTATTACCGGCCCGATCATCCTTCGCTGCTCCAGCTGTACGTCTGGCAGGACTATGATCTGCCGCCAGATTTCCCGGTGCTGTTCGATTTTCTGGCCATGTGGCGGCGGCAGATTGAAGCCGCGCTTCATTCGGTGCGGATCGCGCACGACGCGTTGATCGGACCCGCCGAATGGCGCGCGGCGGATATGATCCGGGCGATCGACTAA
- the groES gene encoding co-chaperone GroES, whose translation MHFRPLHDRVVVRRIEAEEKTSGGIIIPDTAKEKPQEGEVVAVGPGVRAEDGTITALDVQAGDRILFGKWSGTEVRVDGEELLIMKESDILGVIEQAEALKQAA comes from the coding sequence ATGCATTTCCGTCCCTTGCACGACCGTGTGGTCGTCCGCCGTATCGAAGCCGAGGAAAAGACCTCGGGCGGCATCATCATCCCCGACACCGCCAAGGAAAAGCCGCAGGAAGGCGAAGTCGTCGCCGTCGGTCCGGGCGTTCGCGCCGAGGACGGCACGATCACAGCGCTCGACGTCCAGGCGGGCGACCGCATCCTGTTCGGTAAATGGTCGGGCACCGAGGTGCGCGTCGACGGCGAGGAACTGCTCATCATGAAGGAGAGCGACATCCTCGGCGTCATCGAGCAGGCGGAAGCGCTCAAGCAGGCGGCTTGA
- the groL gene encoding chaperonin GroEL (60 kDa chaperone family; promotes refolding of misfolded polypeptides especially under stressful conditions; forms two stacked rings of heptamers to form a barrel-shaped 14mer; ends can be capped by GroES; misfolded proteins enter the barrel where they are refolded when GroES binds) encodes MAAKEVKFASDARDRMLRGVDTLANAVKVTLGPKGRNVVIDKSFGAPRITKDGVTVAKEIELADKFENMGAQMLREVASKQNDKAGDGTTTATVLAQAIVREGSKAVAAGMNPMDVKRGIDLAVTTVVEDLKAHAKSVEANSEIAQVATISANGDEEVGKILAEAMEKVGNEGVITVEEAKSLATELETVEGMQFDRGYLSPYFITNAEKLKVELDDPYILIHEKKLSNLQAMLPLLESVIQSGRPLLIIAEDVEGDALATLVVNRLRGGLKVAAVKAPGFGDRRKAMLEDIAVLTGGNVVSEELGIKLESVTINMLGRAKKVVIDKDNTTIVDGVGAKSDIDGRIAQIRQQIETTTSDYDREKLQERLAKLAGGVAVIRVGGATEVEVKEKKDRVDDALHATRAAVEEGILPGGGIALLRSLKALEGLKAANDDQQSGIDIVRRALRAPARQIADNAGEDGAWIVGKLLESDVYSWGFNAATGEYQDLVKAGVIDPAKVVRTALQDAASVASLLITTEALVAELPKEEKTAPMPAMDF; translated from the coding sequence ATGGCTGCCAAGGAAGTGAAATTTGCGTCGGACGCGCGTGATCGCATGCTGCGCGGCGTGGATACGCTTGCGAATGCAGTTAAGGTCACGCTCGGCCCCAAGGGCCGCAACGTCGTGATCGACAAGAGCTTCGGCGCGCCCCGCATCACCAAGGACGGCGTGACCGTCGCCAAGGAAATCGAGCTTGCCGACAAGTTCGAGAATATGGGCGCGCAGATGCTGCGCGAAGTCGCATCGAAGCAGAACGACAAGGCCGGCGACGGCACGACGACCGCGACCGTGCTCGCGCAGGCGATCGTCCGCGAAGGCTCGAAGGCGGTCGCCGCGGGCATGAACCCGATGGACGTCAAGCGCGGCATCGACCTTGCCGTCACCACCGTCGTCGAGGATCTCAAGGCCCACGCCAAGTCGGTCGAGGCGAACAGCGAGATCGCACAGGTCGCGACGATCTCGGCCAACGGCGACGAAGAGGTCGGCAAGATCCTCGCCGAGGCGATGGAGAAGGTCGGCAACGAGGGCGTGATCACCGTCGAGGAAGCGAAGAGCCTCGCGACCGAACTCGAGACGGTCGAGGGCATGCAGTTCGATCGCGGCTACCTCAGCCCCTATTTCATTACCAATGCCGAGAAGCTGAAGGTCGAACTCGACGATCCGTACATCCTCATTCACGAGAAGAAGCTGTCGAACCTGCAGGCGATGCTGCCGCTCCTCGAGAGCGTCATCCAGTCGGGCCGGCCGCTGCTGATCATCGCCGAGGATGTCGAGGGCGACGCGCTTGCGACGCTCGTCGTCAATCGCCTGCGCGGCGGACTCAAGGTCGCCGCCGTCAAGGCGCCGGGCTTTGGCGATCGCCGCAAGGCTATGCTCGAGGATATCGCGGTGCTCACCGGCGGCAATGTCGTCAGCGAGGAACTCGGCATCAAGCTCGAGAGCGTCACGATCAACATGCTCGGCCGCGCGAAGAAGGTCGTCATCGACAAGGATAATACGACGATCGTCGATGGCGTCGGCGCGAAGTCGGATATCGACGGCCGTATCGCGCAGATCCGCCAGCAGATCGAGACGACGACCAGCGACTATGACCGCGAGAAGCTGCAGGAGCGGCTTGCCAAGCTCGCGGGCGGCGTCGCGGTGATCCGTGTCGGCGGCGCGACCGAGGTCGAGGTCAAGGAGAAGAAGGATCGCGTCGACGACGCACTCCACGCAACCCGCGCGGCCGTGGAAGAAGGCATTCTTCCCGGCGGCGGTATCGCACTGCTCCGCTCGCTGAAGGCGCTCGAAGGCCTCAAGGCCGCGAACGACGACCAACAGTCGGGCATCGACATCGTCCGCCGTGCGCTCCGCGCGCCGGCGCGCCAGATCGCCGACAATGCCGGCGAGGACGGTGCCTGGATCGTCGGCAAGCTGCTCGAAAGCGACGTCTATAGCTGGGGCTTCAACGCCGCCACCGGCGAATATCAGGACCTCGTCAAGGCGGGTGTGATCGACCCGGCGAAGGTCGTGCGTACCGCGTTGCAGGATGCGGCGTCGGTCGCCTCGCTGTTGATCACCACGGAGGCGCTCGTCGCCGAGCTGCCGAAGGAGGAGAAGACCGCGCCGATGCCGGCGATGGATTTCTGA
- a CDS encoding LysR substrate-binding domain-containing protein, whose amino-acid sequence MELRHLRYFVAVAETGSLTEAAEKRLHTSQPSLSRQLRDLEAEIGTPLFVRGSRGVALTSAGEAFLDHARLALAQAREAIAAARRTVRPVKASFAVGFLTGHEVEWLRHVTSVLSDELRTTDFRVTSDFSPAIGAAVQRGDIDLGFSRIEPQPDVTYKVIAHEPIVVILPREHALASRTEIDPRDIDPHSFVGYSDTPHVLRGIVERYFSERGLAMTPIHFLDGYATGISLVASTRGVTLLPAYVEALLPASLVSRPLVGNGPVIEVAAGYRADNPSPVLASFLRNIDRLISAREGR is encoded by the coding sequence ATGGAGCTTCGTCACCTGCGCTATTTCGTTGCCGTTGCAGAAACGGGAAGCCTGACCGAGGCGGCGGAGAAGCGTCTCCACACGTCGCAGCCCTCGCTTAGCCGCCAACTCAGGGACCTTGAGGCCGAGATCGGCACGCCGCTTTTCGTGCGCGGCTCGCGCGGCGTCGCGCTTACCTCTGCCGGGGAAGCGTTCCTCGACCATGCCCGACTGGCGCTTGCCCAGGCCCGCGAAGCGATCGCGGCGGCGCGGCGGACGGTCAGGCCTGTCAAGGCCAGCTTTGCCGTCGGCTTCCTCACCGGGCATGAGGTTGAGTGGCTGCGCCACGTCACGAGCGTGCTGAGCGATGAGCTGCGGACAACGGATTTCCGGGTCACGAGCGACTTCTCGCCCGCGATCGGCGCCGCGGTGCAGAGGGGCGACATCGACCTTGGCTTCTCTCGAATCGAGCCCCAGCCCGATGTGACATATAAAGTGATCGCGCACGAACCGATTGTGGTGATTTTGCCGCGCGAACACGCGCTGGCCTCCCGCACCGAAATCGATCCGCGCGACATCGATCCACACAGCTTTGTCGGCTATTCCGACACGCCGCATGTTCTTCGAGGGATTGTCGAGCGTTATTTCAGCGAGCGCGGTCTGGCCATGACGCCCATACACTTCCTCGACGGCTATGCGACAGGCATCTCGCTCGTCGCCTCGACCAGGGGGGTTACGCTGCTGCCGGCCTATGTCGAGGCTTTGCTACCGGCTTCGCTGGTCAGCCGGCCGCTTGTCGGAAATGGCCCGGTCATCGAGGTCGCCGCAGGCTATCGTGCTGACAATCCATCTCCCGTGCTCGCTTCATTTCTGCGTAACATCGATCGGCTGATCTCTGCCCGAGAAGGAAGGTAG
- a CDS encoding type 1 glutamine amidotransferase domain-containing protein, translating into MTKILIVLSAADTWTRADGSKYESGVWAEEFVVMDEKFIAEGCTVDIATPGGVAPKIDPHSMNPDVVGQESVDHFRKYLDAIAERLTRPLILADVDGRHYDAIVIPGGHGPVEDLYKDPDMARILLEADGAGILIAPVCHGQAALLSTRGSDGSWPFAGRAMTSFSDEEEVELGTADNAPWLLADTLRKSGARYEKGPNWGAYVVRDGNLLTGQNPASSAPLADAVLAALR; encoded by the coding sequence ATGACCAAAATCCTGATTGTTCTGTCTGCCGCCGACACCTGGACCCGCGCCGACGGCTCGAAATACGAAAGTGGGGTCTGGGCCGAGGAATTTGTCGTCATGGACGAGAAATTCATTGCCGAAGGTTGCACCGTCGACATTGCAACGCCCGGGGGCGTCGCGCCGAAAATCGATCCCCACAGCATGAACCCCGATGTTGTCGGACAGGAGAGCGTCGATCACTTCCGCAAATATCTCGACGCCATCGCCGAGCGGCTGACCCGTCCGCTGATTCTCGCCGATGTCGATGGTCGCCACTATGACGCCATCGTTATTCCCGGCGGGCATGGCCCCGTCGAGGATCTCTACAAGGACCCCGACATGGCTCGCATCCTTCTGGAAGCCGACGGCGCCGGCATTCTCATTGCGCCCGTCTGCCACGGCCAGGCCGCTTTGCTCTCCACGCGCGGATCCGATGGAAGCTGGCCCTTTGCCGGACGTGCCATGACTTCGTTCAGCGATGAGGAAGAAGTCGAACTGGGCACTGCCGACAACGCGCCCTGGTTGCTCGCCGACACCTTGCGCAAGTCCGGGGCGCGGTACGAGAAGGGACCGAACTGGGGCGCTTATGTGGTGCGCGATGGGAACCTACTGACAGGCCAGAACCCCGCCTCGAGCGCGCCCCTCGCCGACGCAGTGCTGGCGGCGCTACGCTGA
- a CDS encoding alpha/beta hydrolase yields MRSLLALPIVLMTATVGTAEGSDGFSVEGPFDIGGRSIQLKCQGAGAPTVVVDAGMGTAPAEDPGWRGIAAKVGERTLVCLYDRAGLGASGAAPERIRTSADAATDLRNVLHKVGIAGPYLIVGHSIGGLHAQVFASLYPEETAGLVLVSSTHPDQIDTWLSILPAPAPDEEKAITEARTFLMLMANDPTRNEERLDFEASAKQARALRSLGSKPLVIATHSVNFRMVPGLSEPLAVKLEAATQSMQSGLLTLSSRAKQNISRTAGHGLPHEDPSFVVDNILEALAMAGK; encoded by the coding sequence ATGCGCTCTTTGCTAGCCCTGCCAATTGTTTTGATGACCGCGACCGTCGGCACTGCCGAGGGATCGGACGGTTTCTCCGTAGAGGGCCCATTCGACATAGGTGGGCGCTCTATCCAATTGAAATGCCAGGGGGCTGGTGCGCCCACCGTCGTTGTCGATGCTGGGATGGGAACGGCGCCTGCCGAAGATCCCGGCTGGCGAGGGATCGCAGCCAAGGTTGGCGAACGCACTCTTGTCTGCCTCTATGATCGGGCGGGCCTTGGCGCGAGCGGGGCTGCGCCAGAACGCATCCGAACCAGCGCTGATGCGGCGACGGATCTACGCAATGTTCTTCACAAGGTGGGAATAGCGGGGCCGTATCTCATCGTGGGCCACTCCATCGGAGGATTGCATGCGCAGGTATTCGCAAGCCTGTATCCGGAAGAAACGGCCGGGCTCGTACTCGTGTCGTCAACCCATCCCGACCAGATCGATACATGGCTCTCAATTTTACCAGCCCCAGCGCCCGATGAAGAGAAGGCTATCACCGAGGCGCGGACCTTTCTGATGTTGATGGCTAACGATCCCACGAGGAATGAAGAGAGATTAGACTTCGAGGCCAGCGCTAAGCAGGCGCGCGCGCTCCGCTCGCTCGGGTCCAAACCGCTGGTCATCGCGACCCATAGCGTAAATTTCAGAATGGTGCCGGGGTTATCGGAACCGCTCGCGGTTAAGCTCGAGGCGGCTACACAGAGCATGCAGAGCGGACTGCTTACACTGTCGTCCCGCGCGAAACAGAATATTTCCCGGACTGCCGGACACGGCCTTCCGCATGAAGATCCTTCGTTTGTTGTCGACAACATTCTCGAGGCGCTCGCGATGGCTGGAAAATAA
- a CDS encoding ArsI/CadI family heavy metal resistance metalloenzyme: MKRLHVHVGVEDLGASIGFYSTMFGAEPTVVKDDYAKWMLEDPRVNFAISAGNHARKGIEHLGIQVESAEELGEVYGRLRAADRPVLEEGRTTCCYAKSEKSWIADPDGIVWEAFFTDGEATTYGDSPALDQLAGNDTSSTCCVPKSVGAA; encoded by the coding sequence ATGAAGCGTCTGCATGTCCACGTCGGCGTCGAGGATCTCGGCGCTTCTATCGGTTTCTATTCCACAATGTTCGGCGCGGAGCCGACCGTCGTGAAGGACGATTATGCCAAGTGGATGCTCGAAGATCCGCGCGTCAACTTCGCGATCTCGGCGGGCAACCATGCCCGCAAGGGCATTGAGCATCTCGGCATCCAGGTCGAGAGCGCGGAAGAGCTCGGTGAGGTCTATGGCCGCCTCAGGGCTGCCGACCGACCAGTCCTCGAAGAAGGCCGGACGACCTGTTGCTACGCCAAGTCGGAGAAGAGCTGGATTGCTGACCCCGACGGCATCGTCTGGGAAGCTTTCTTCACTGATGGCGAAGCGACCACCTATGGTGACAGCCCGGCGCTCGATCAGCTCGCAGGCAATGACACGAGTTCGACCTGCTGCGTCCCCAAGTCGGTAGGTGCGGCATGA
- a CDS encoding metalloregulator ArsR/SmtB family transcription factor gives MQADSAVASLGALAQEHRLALFRLLVQAGEVGLAAGAIAEKLGVPNSSLSFHLTQLREAGLVLQERQHRSIIYRANYPAMNTLVAYLMENCCAGAAVCGPGVDCEAPAQERKSV, from the coding sequence ATGCAAGCAGACTCAGCTGTCGCCTCTTTAGGGGCTCTCGCGCAGGAACATCGTCTCGCACTGTTCCGCCTGTTGGTGCAGGCGGGCGAAGTGGGGCTAGCTGCCGGAGCTATCGCCGAGAAGCTCGGCGTGCCGAACAGCTCACTATCCTTTCACCTGACGCAGCTCCGCGAAGCCGGGCTGGTGCTCCAGGAGCGGCAGCATCGCTCGATCATCTATCGCGCCAACTATCCGGCGATGAACACACTGGTCGCCTACCTCATGGAAAATTGCTGCGCAGGTGCGGCCGTTTGCGGCCCGGGCGTGGATTGTGAGGCCCCCGCACAGGAAAGGAAGAGCGTATGA
- a CDS encoding AraC family transcriptional regulator, producing the protein MNWLDLARCPADACDMTCECVVHTRAGRLLHPSGQHLGRHRHDAGFAAVVLSGSYCEAGDRGRMHVQPGDVILHGAYESHLDRVERSGAEVLVLPWRGAVSSPLGSIRDPDRLARLAEKDLSAATSMLESDIVLRQPAAPDWPDQLAMDLRRDPATELEQWARSNGLRPETISRGFRKLYGIAPSAYRARSRILRTLPDVAAGKPFAEIAADCGFADQSHFTRSFASLVSLSPSRWRSLTGNI; encoded by the coding sequence TTGAACTGGCTTGACCTTGCCCGGTGTCCGGCTGATGCTTGCGACATGACATGCGAATGCGTCGTTCATACGCGAGCCGGTCGGCTGCTGCATCCCTCCGGTCAGCATCTCGGCCGGCATCGGCACGATGCGGGATTCGCCGCTGTGGTTCTTTCGGGCAGTTACTGCGAGGCCGGTGATCGCGGGCGGATGCATGTGCAACCCGGCGACGTCATATTGCACGGCGCCTATGAATCGCACCTCGATCGGGTCGAGCGCAGCGGGGCTGAAGTTCTGGTGCTTCCTTGGCGCGGCGCAGTTAGCTCACCGCTCGGCAGTATTCGCGATCCGGATCGTCTCGCCCGGCTCGCGGAAAAGGACCTGTCCGCCGCAACATCCATGCTGGAGTCGGACATTGTTCTGCGGCAGCCAGCTGCGCCCGATTGGCCCGATCAGTTGGCGATGGATTTGCGGCGTGATCCGGCGACCGAACTGGAGCAGTGGGCGCGCAGTAACGGCCTGCGTCCGGAAACGATTAGCCGCGGGTTCAGAAAACTCTATGGTATTGCCCCCTCCGCTTATCGGGCACGAAGCCGTATTCTTCGGACCTTGCCAGATGTCGCCGCAGGAAAACCGTTTGCGGAGATCGCTGCCGATTGCGGCTTTGCAGACCAATCGCATTTTACGCGTAGTTTTGCGTCGCTGGTCAGCCTCAGCCCGAGCCGGTGGCGCTCTTTGACCGGCAATATCTGA